In one window of Clavelina lepadiformis chromosome 4, kaClaLepa1.1, whole genome shotgun sequence DNA:
- the LOC143451618 gene encoding uncharacterized protein LOC143451618 isoform X2: MPLTVTSPSESYLKCEEENITETSNGNTAGDKEERNASTSVQMPSEDLGVLTPPKEEVLSRSTEDCTLDSSTSTQETELADCPQSQVEGCENPSISAESKLCEKLETTLDVANAFPQSSSLKTLAGIFSDDLNEQDGGVISVQRQWSAPVDINFVNETCAIIGSKGGTIEVGDCKIIIPEGALQHSFELKFVLLFGKEHFTVPRQQVVTPSLRCVPPTEFMKPITIQLPTCYSADRTVSVTPQKSKDGRTWEDLKVVEHKNSSSIITFETSSLSWQRVVGRCPDAIDLSIKRLFYLCYRQPASRDNDPIFTWEIRDNVMVDLPFLDEVDGIYFGVARISSKDNLHIRLSGQDTTFDPDEWIITFEDVYEQGSFLQQHFRVSKTSFSKTKEHVNHEKETYKYEVQSSLSDDPFIEGHFPLLRKLDPEMLPKVTLSHNMIPALPTFDDEDFGIREQKPGFIARCRSVLRKPS, translated from the exons ATGCCTTTGACTGTAACCAGCCCCAGTGAATCTTacttaaaatgtgaagaaGAAAACATAACCGAAACTTCCAATGGGAATACTGCTG GGGATAAAGAGGAAAGAAATGCATCCACGTCTGTACAGATGCCAAGTGAGGACCTTGGTGTTCTCACTCCACCAAAGGAAGAAGTCCTTAGTAGATCTACAGAGGACTGTACTCTTGATAGCAGTACATCTACCCAAGAGACGGAGCTTGCTGACTGTCCCCAAAGTCAAGTTGAAG GTTGTGAAAATCCATCAATTTCTGCCGAATCGAAGTTGTGTGAAAAGCTTGAAACAACATTAGACGTGGCCAATGCGTTTCCACAAAGTTCTTCGCTGAAGACGTTGGCAGGGATATTTTCCGATGATTTGA ATGAACAAGACGGTGGAGTGATCTCAGTACAACGGCAGTGGTCGGCCCCGGTGGACATCAACTTCGTGAACGAAACTTGTGCT ATCATAGGGAGCAAAGGCGGCACAATCGAAGTCGGTGACTGCAAGATCATCATTCCAGAAGGAGCTCTACAACACAGCTTTGAGCTAAAATTTGTGCTACTCTTTGGAAAGGAACATTTTACG GTCCCTAGACAGCAAGTTGTGACACCTTCACTACGTTGCGTTCCGCCAACGGAGTTTATGAAACCAATAACCATACAACTTCCAACATGTTATTCTGCTGACCGCACTGTTTCCGTTACG ccacaaaaaagcaaagatGGAAGGACATGGGAAGACTTAAAAGTTGTCGAACACAAAAACTCTTCATCTATAATTACGTTTGAAACGTCCAGTTTATCTTG GCAAAGGGTTGTCGGTAGATGCCCGGATGCAATTGATTTGAGTATTAAGCGATTGTTCTACCTATGCTATCGCCAACCGGCGAGCAGAGATAATGATCCAATCTTTACTTGGGAAATTCGCGATAACGTCATGGTCGACTTACCGTTCTTAGATGAAGTGGATGGAATTTATTTTGGTGTTGCACGCATCAG CTCAAAAGATAACCTGCACATAAGACTGTCAGGACAAGACACTACCTTCGACCCAGATGAGTGGATCATTACATTCGAAGATGTTTATGAACAAGGGTCTTTCTTGCAACAACATTTTCGCGTTTCAAAGACAAGCTTTTCCAAGACAAAGGAGCACGTCAACCATGAAAAAGAAACTTACAAATACGAAGTACAGAGTTCCTTGTCAGATGACCCTTTCATCGAAGGACATTTTCCACTTCTGCGCAAATTAGATCCTG aaatgCTACCCAAGGTCACACTGTCCCACAACATGATTCCTGCACTTCCAACCTTCGACGATGAAGATTTTGGAATAAGAGAACAGAAGCCAGGATTTATTGCCAGATGCAGAAGTGTTTTGCGTAAACCCTCTTAA
- the LOC143451618 gene encoding uncharacterized protein LOC143451618 isoform X1: MPLTVTSPSESYLKCEEENITETSNGNTAGDKEERNASTSVQMPSEDLGVLTPPKEEVLSRSTEDCTLDSSTSTQETELADCPQSQVEENNEGCENPSISAESKLCEKLETTLDVANAFPQSSSLKTLAGIFSDDLNEQDGGVISVQRQWSAPVDINFVNETCAIIGSKGGTIEVGDCKIIIPEGALQHSFELKFVLLFGKEHFTVPRQQVVTPSLRCVPPTEFMKPITIQLPTCYSADRTVSVTPQKSKDGRTWEDLKVVEHKNSSSIITFETSSLSWQRVVGRCPDAIDLSIKRLFYLCYRQPASRDNDPIFTWEIRDNVMVDLPFLDEVDGIYFGVARISSKDNLHIRLSGQDTTFDPDEWIITFEDVYEQGSFLQQHFRVSKTSFSKTKEHVNHEKETYKYEVQSSLSDDPFIEGHFPLLRKLDPEMLPKVTLSHNMIPALPTFDDEDFGIREQKPGFIARCRSVLRKPS, translated from the exons ATGCCTTTGACTGTAACCAGCCCCAGTGAATCTTacttaaaatgtgaagaaGAAAACATAACCGAAACTTCCAATGGGAATACTGCTG GGGATAAAGAGGAAAGAAATGCATCCACGTCTGTACAGATGCCAAGTGAGGACCTTGGTGTTCTCACTCCACCAAAGGAAGAAGTCCTTAGTAGATCTACAGAGGACTGTACTCTTGATAGCAGTACATCTACCCAAGAGACGGAGCTTGCTGACTGTCCCCAAAGTCAAGTTGAAG AAAATAACGAAGGTTGTGAAAATCCATCAATTTCTGCCGAATCGAAGTTGTGTGAAAAGCTTGAAACAACATTAGACGTGGCCAATGCGTTTCCACAAAGTTCTTCGCTGAAGACGTTGGCAGGGATATTTTCCGATGATTTGA ATGAACAAGACGGTGGAGTGATCTCAGTACAACGGCAGTGGTCGGCCCCGGTGGACATCAACTTCGTGAACGAAACTTGTGCT ATCATAGGGAGCAAAGGCGGCACAATCGAAGTCGGTGACTGCAAGATCATCATTCCAGAAGGAGCTCTACAACACAGCTTTGAGCTAAAATTTGTGCTACTCTTTGGAAAGGAACATTTTACG GTCCCTAGACAGCAAGTTGTGACACCTTCACTACGTTGCGTTCCGCCAACGGAGTTTATGAAACCAATAACCATACAACTTCCAACATGTTATTCTGCTGACCGCACTGTTTCCGTTACG ccacaaaaaagcaaagatGGAAGGACATGGGAAGACTTAAAAGTTGTCGAACACAAAAACTCTTCATCTATAATTACGTTTGAAACGTCCAGTTTATCTTG GCAAAGGGTTGTCGGTAGATGCCCGGATGCAATTGATTTGAGTATTAAGCGATTGTTCTACCTATGCTATCGCCAACCGGCGAGCAGAGATAATGATCCAATCTTTACTTGGGAAATTCGCGATAACGTCATGGTCGACTTACCGTTCTTAGATGAAGTGGATGGAATTTATTTTGGTGTTGCACGCATCAG CTCAAAAGATAACCTGCACATAAGACTGTCAGGACAAGACACTACCTTCGACCCAGATGAGTGGATCATTACATTCGAAGATGTTTATGAACAAGGGTCTTTCTTGCAACAACATTTTCGCGTTTCAAAGACAAGCTTTTCCAAGACAAAGGAGCACGTCAACCATGAAAAAGAAACTTACAAATACGAAGTACAGAGTTCCTTGTCAGATGACCCTTTCATCGAAGGACATTTTCCACTTCTGCGCAAATTAGATCCTG aaatgCTACCCAAGGTCACACTGTCCCACAACATGATTCCTGCACTTCCAACCTTCGACGATGAAGATTTTGGAATAAGAGAACAGAAGCCAGGATTTATTGCCAGATGCAGAAGTGTTTTGCGTAAACCCTCTTAA